One Halorhodospira halophila genomic window, CACCATCTCCGGGCCCCGGGTCACGTAGAACTCGCCGGGCAGGATCTTGGCCGCAAAGGCTTCATGCTGCGGATCCCAGTACCGGTTGATGTGCTCGAAACCGGGCAGGCACTCGGGCAGCTCCACGCCGCGGTTGCGCCAGGAAGCACGGCGCAGTTCAGTCCTGCTTGCGGTAGATGGTGCGGCCATGGGATTCGAATCGCTCGCTGACCCGCCACAGGGTCTCGGAATGCCCGATGTAGAGCCAGCCCCGGGGGGCCATGGCTCGGTCCATGCGGTCGAACAGCCGGCGCTGGATCTCCTTGTTAAAGTAGATGATCACGTTGCGACAGAAGACGATGTCGAACGGCTCCCGGAACGGCCACTCATGCAGAAGGTTCAGCTGCTGGAACTCGACCAGCCGGCACACCTCCGGGCGGACGCGGACCATGCCCTCCTTGCTGCCCTTGCCGCGCAGAAAGTGCCTGCGCAGGCGCTCCCGGCTCAGCCCGTCGACGCGCTTCTGATCGTAGACCGCGCGGCGTCCGCGTTCGAGTACGTTGCTGTCGAGATCCGTGCCAAGGATCTGGACCCGATCAGCAGCCCGATCGCCGAAGACCTCCCGGGCCACGATGGCCGCCGAGTAGACCTCCTCGCCGGTTGAGCAGCCCGCCGACCAGATGCGAACGGTGCCGGAGGACGCCTCGAGCACCCCGGCCAGGTGCTCGAAGTGGTGCGCCTCGCGGAAGAACGCCGTGAGGTTGGTGGTCAGGGCATTGACGAAGTGCGCCATCTCCTGGCGCTCGGGGTCGTCGAGCAGCAGCTTGCGGTAGCTCGCGAAATCCCGCAGCCCGAGGGCCCGGAGGCGGCGCGCCAGGCGCGAGTAGACCATGTCGCTCTTGGCGTCGCTGAGCTGGATCCCGGTCTCGCGTCCCACGGTCTCGCGGATCCACTCGAAGTCCTCTCGCGTAAAACGGAACTCACGCTCACCACTCACCGACGCCCTCCTGGCTGCCCGTCACAATCGCCCTCCCACCGCGCCTCAGAACTCTTCCCACTCGCCGTCGTTCACCTCGGTGCTCGCGGTGCGCCGGCCCCCGCCGTTGCCGGCCGTGCTGCGGCGTTGCTGACTCGTGCCGCTGGTGCGCTGCTGCCCGCCGGAACCGCTGGTGCGCTGTCCGCCGGCACCGGTGCCGGTACGCGAGCCACTCTGCCCGGCCCGGGCGCCGCCGCCCGCCTGGCCCTTGGCCTGGCCCGTCGCCTGCCCGCTCTTCTGGCCAGCGTGGCCGGAGCGGTTCGTCTTGGCGCCACCGCCTTTCGGGGTCTCCTCGCCGCCGCCGAAGAAGGACATCAATTCCACAAGGTTGTCCGACTGCTCGTCCAGGGACTCGGCCGCGGAGGCGGCCTCCTCCACCAGGGCGGCGTTCTGCTGGGTGACCTCGTCGAGCTGGCTGACCGCCTTGTTGATCTCGTCGATGCCCGAGGACTGCTCCTCGCTGGCCGCGGAGATCTCGGCGACCTTGTCGGTCACCGTCTGCACCGCCTCGAGGATCTCCTTGAGGGTCTCGTTGGACTCGTTGACCAGGCGGGTGCCGTCCTCAACCTTCTCACCGCTGTCGTTGATCAGCTTCTTGATGTCCTTGGCCGCGGTGGCACTGCGCTGGGCCAGGTTGCGCACCTCGGCGGCCACCACCCCGAAGCCGCGCCCGTGCTCGCCGGCGCGGGCCGCCTCCACGGCG contains:
- a CDS encoding CheR family methyltransferase, whose product is MSGEREFRFTREDFEWIRETVGRETGIQLSDAKSDMVYSRLARRLRALGLRDFASYRKLLLDDPERQEMAHFVNALTTNLTAFFREAHHFEHLAGVLEASSGTVRIWSAGCSTGEEVYSAAIVAREVFGDRAADRVQILGTDLDSNVLERGRRAVYDQKRVDGLSRERLRRHFLRGKGSKEGMVRVRPEVCRLVEFQQLNLLHEWPFREPFDIVFCRNVIIYFNKEIQRRLFDRMDRAMAPRGWLYIGHSETLWRVSERFESHGRTIYRKQD